A region of Zootoca vivipara chromosome 15, rZooViv1.1, whole genome shotgun sequence DNA encodes the following proteins:
- the SRSF1 gene encoding serine/arginine-rich splicing factor 1 isoform X2, which translates to MSGGGVIRGPAGNNDCRIYVGNLPPDIRTKDIEDVFYKYGAIRDIDLKNRRGGPPFAFVEFEDPRDAEDAVYGRDGYDYDGYRLRVEFPRSGRGTGRGGGGGGGGGAPRGRYGPPSRRSEYRVIVSGLPPSGSWQDLKDHMREAGDVCYADVFRDGTGVVEFVRKEDMTYAVRKLDNTKFRSHETYLKRWIKNALD; encoded by the exons ATGTCTGGTGGCGGCGTGATCCGCGGCCCGGCCGGGAACAACGACTGCCGCATCTACGTGGGGAACCTGCCGCCGGACATCCGCACCAAGGACATCGAGGACGTCTTCTACAAGTACGGCGCCATCCGGGACATCGACCTCAAGAACCGCCGCGGGGGCCCGCCGTTCGCCTTCGTCGAGTTCGAGGACCCCAG GGATGCGGAGGATGCAGTCTATGGACGGGATGGATATGATTATGATGGGTATCGTCTACGAGTGGAGTTTCCTCGAAGTGGACGGGGCACTGGCAGGGgtggaggaggcggtggaggTGGTGGGGCCCCAAGGGGCAGATATGGACCCCCATCCAGGCGATCAGAGTACAGAGTGATAGTATCAG GACTACCTCCCAGTGGAAGCTGGCAGGATTTAAAGGATCACATGCGTGAAGCAGGTGATGTATGTTATGCTGATGTTTTCCGAGATGGAACTGGTGTCGTGGAGTTTGTACGGAAAGAAGACATGACCTACGCAGTGCGAAAACTGGATAACACTAAGTTTAGATCTCATGAG ACATATCTGAAGAGATGGATTAAGAATGCTTTGGATTAA
- the SRSF1 gene encoding serine/arginine-rich splicing factor 1 isoform X1, translating into MSGGGVIRGPAGNNDCRIYVGNLPPDIRTKDIEDVFYKYGAIRDIDLKNRRGGPPFAFVEFEDPRDAEDAVYGRDGYDYDGYRLRVEFPRSGRGTGRGGGGGGGGGAPRGRYGPPSRRSEYRVIVSGLPPSGSWQDLKDHMREAGDVCYADVFRDGTGVVEFVRKEDMTYAVRKLDNTKFRSHEGETAYIRVKVDGPRSPSYGRSRSRSRSRSRSRSRSNSRSRSYSPRRSRGSPRYSPRHSRSRSRT; encoded by the exons ATGTCTGGTGGCGGCGTGATCCGCGGCCCGGCCGGGAACAACGACTGCCGCATCTACGTGGGGAACCTGCCGCCGGACATCCGCACCAAGGACATCGAGGACGTCTTCTACAAGTACGGCGCCATCCGGGACATCGACCTCAAGAACCGCCGCGGGGGCCCGCCGTTCGCCTTCGTCGAGTTCGAGGACCCCAG GGATGCGGAGGATGCAGTCTATGGACGGGATGGATATGATTATGATGGGTATCGTCTACGAGTGGAGTTTCCTCGAAGTGGACGGGGCACTGGCAGGGgtggaggaggcggtggaggTGGTGGGGCCCCAAGGGGCAGATATGGACCCCCATCCAGGCGATCAGAGTACAGAGTGATAGTATCAG GACTACCTCCCAGTGGAAGCTGGCAGGATTTAAAGGATCACATGCGTGAAGCAGGTGATGTATGTTATGCTGATGTTTTCCGAGATGGAACTGGTGTCGTGGAGTTTGTACGGAAAGAAGACATGACCTACGCAGTGCGAAAACTGGATAACACTAAGTTTAGATCTCATGAG GGAGAAACTGCCTACATCCGTGTTAAAGTTGATGGCCCAAGAAGTCCAAGTTACGGAAGATCTCGCTCTCGCAGCCGTAGTCGTAGCAGAAGCCGTAGCCGAAGCAACAGCAGAAGTCGCAGTTATTCCCCGAGAAGAAGCAGAGGATCTCCACGCTACTCTCCCCGTCACAGCAGATCACGTTCCCGTACATAA